The DNA region GCGTCGAACAGCTCCAGCAGCTCTGCCTCCCTGGGGCGCTCGCCCAGCATCACCTGGGCGTGGTAGAGGTCGTACTGCAGCCTGACGTTGCCCCTGCCCACCGCGCGGATGAACGCCACGGCCTCCTCTACCGTCGGCAGCAGGTAGGGGCCGTTCTCGTGGGTGTTCACCGGCTCGATCAGCACCTCTATGCCGTGGGGAGCTGCCTGGTCCGCCGCCCACGCGACGTTCTGGCGTGCCAGCTCCAGCTGCTCCTCCAGCGGCAGGGACTCGATCCGCAGCCCCACGAGCGCGTTCAGCCTCCTGCAGCCCAGAGCGCGCGCCAGCTCCAGCGCCACCGGCACGTGCTCGCGGAACCCCTGGTGCCGGGCAGGGTCGGAGAGCAGTCCCCTGTCGCCCGCGGGCATGTCGCCGGCGTCGAAGTTGAACAGCACCACCCACAGCCCAAGCTCCCGCACTCGCGCCGCAAGCTGCTGCAGGTCCTCTCCTCGGGGCCACCAGAACTCCACCGCTTCGAACCCTGCCGCCCTGGCCCTCTGCAGGCGCTCCATGAAGGGCGATTCCCGCCACAGGGTGGATATGTTTGCGCTGAACCTCAACTCCTCATCTCCAGATAGGGGTGTCTGGAAGCCAAGGTAACATCAATCGTCTTGGGCTGTCAACACTCCCTGTCCCGTCCTGGCTGCCCTGTGCTAAACTGAGGTCATTCCAGGGATACGGGAGGTGCGCATGGGCGAGAAGGTAGGCGTTGGGATCATAGGCACGGGCGGTATCTCCGGCGTGCACATTCGGGGGCTCACCACCCAGTGCAGCGACATCGCGCGGATAGTGGCCGTGGCCGACATCAGCGAGGAGCGGGGCAGGCGGGCCGCCCAGCAGGCGGGTGGCGCCGACTACTACCAGGACTACCACGACCTGCTGGCCAGGGACGACATCCAGTTCGTGGAGATCCTCACGCAGCCGGCCCTCCACAGGGAGATCGCCGTGGCTGCGGCCCAGGCGGGCAAGCACATCTGCATCATCAAGCCGTTCACGGTGATGCTGCGGGATGCCGACGAGATCATACAGGCCGCCAGGCAGGCGGGCGTGAAGCTGTTCGCCGGCCAGCCCACGCGCTACGACCCGGCCTCCAGGACCATCCACGAGGTGGTGCGCAGGGGGGATATCGGCGAGCCGACGCGCATGTACACCCGCAGCTTCCTCTACCTGGGGTGGCTCGAGAAGCCTCAGGGCTGGTACTACGACCTGCGCCAGAGCGGCGGCGTCACCGTCGAGACGCTGGTGCACCACATGGACCTCATGCACTGGATACTGGGCCCCGCCAGCAGGGCCTACGCCGAGGCGGGGTCGTTCTACACCCAGGACAAGCCCACCCCGCTGCCGGACGACCAGATAGCGGTGCTCTACAGGTTCCAGAGCGGCGCGATCGGCGTCCTGGAGGGCGCGGGCTCGCGGGCCCTCGGCGCCCCCTCCTGGGCGACGGAGGTCACGGGCACCGAGGGGGCTGTGTGGCTGGAGGAGGGGGGCAGGGTGACGGTGTCGCGCACCAGGCTGTCCTCAGGCAGCCTGGAGACCATCATCCCCGGCGAATCCGACACCACCGGCGGCGCGGGGCCCATGCTCAGGGACTACCTCCAGTGCGTGCTCGAGGACAGGGAGCCCCCAGTGACGGGCGAGGACGGCCGATACGCCGTCGAGATGGCCTGGGGCGCGATAGCCTCCTACCGAAGCGGCCAGCCGGTCTCGCTGCCGTTCGACCCCGCCCACTACCCGGACTTCGACTGATGGCCGCGGGGCGTTCCCCCGGCGGCCTCGACCGGCCAGCCCGCTACCTGGCGGAGGGGGGCTAGCGCTGTGTCGGGGCAGGCGGGGGCTGGAGAGGGCATGGCCCAACTGCGGGAGGTGCTGCGCCGTCTCGGAGCCGGCGAGCTCCGCAGGGCGTCGCTCGTGCGCGGCGGCAGGCACACGCAGGTGCTCAGGCTGGAGTGCGAGGGCGGCACTTACGGCCTCAGAGTGTTCCCGCCCAGGCAGGAAGAGCTCGCCCGCAGGGAGTACCTCGTCATGCGCCACCTGCAGGGGACCAGGATACCCGCACCAGAGCCTCACGCGCTGCTTACGCTGGAGGGCAGAGCTGCCATACTGATGTCCTGGTGCCCGGGCAGACCGATGGCCACGGAGCTGATGAGGCGCCCCTGGAGGGCTTGTCACCTCGGGGCGAGCATGGGCAGGCTCCAGGCCGAGCTGCACGCGCTGGATGTGCCTCCCGAGCTCCGGAGCGCGCTGCCCTCCTGGCTGGAGGCGATCCCCTTGGACCCCGAGCTGCGGTGCCTGCTCGAGAGGGTGTCTCTGGGCCGGGAGTCCCTCCTGCACCTGGACGTGCACCCGTTCAACGTGATGACCGATGGCGGGCGCGTCACCGGCCTGCTCGACTGGGCCAACGCCCGCCTGGGGGATCCCAGGGCAGACTGGGCGCGCACGCTCTCCATCCTGCGGCTGGACGTGGGCTCGAGGCCGTGGATAGTGGTGGCGCTGGTGCGCCTGTTCGAGCTGGGGTGGAGGTGGGGTTACAGGTCCAGGCGCGGCCGCCTCGCGCACATGCCGGCCTTCCTCGCCTGGGCGGGCGAGTTGCTCCTGCGCGATCGAGGCCCCCGGCCCGACCGGCAGGACTCCCTCTCACCGGCGGAGGTGGCCAGGGTGCGCCGGTGGATCTCCACCTGGAGGCGACGCGTGGGCCTCTAGCCCGCTATTTGTTTGCAACGCATACTAAAAGTACTTAATATTTAAGTAATTATTGAGTGCTCTACAGTAAACGTATATTATATTTCTGGAAGGCCCTCACAAAACATCTCTAGGAGGATCTCATGACCAAGCTGGATCGCAGAAGGTTCCTCAGGCTATCGGCGCTCTCGGCGGGCTCGCTGCTGCTTGCGGCCTGCGGGGGCAGCCCGGCATCCACGCCGACGAGCTCCCCCTCAAGCTCCCCCTCAAGCTCGCCCTCGGCCTCGCCCGCGGGGTCTCCGACCGCGGCAGCCACAGTCTCCGCCAACGTGACGCCCCAGGCCGTTTCCACCCCCGTGCAGAACATAGGGCAGGCCACGCCCGAATCCTACACCGGCAAGTACAACGAGGCGCCGATGCTGGCCGAGCTGGTGAAGGCAGGCAAGCTGCCGCCCGTGGAGCAGAGGCTGCCCAAGCACCCCTACGTCGTGCCCCACAAGTGGGTGCAGCAGGGCAAGTACGGTGGCAAGCTGATGATGGCCTGCACCGACCAGGGCGACTGGGCCACGGGCCACCTGATCCAGGAGTCCATGTACGGACACTCGCCGCTGCGCTGGCTGCGCGATGGCCTGCAGATAGGCCCCGGGCTGGTGGAGGCCTGGGAGGCCAACGAGGACCAGACGGTGTGGACCTTCCACCTGCGCGAGGGGCTGCGCTGGTCGGACGGCGAGCCCTACACCACCGCCGACATCCTCTTCTGGTGGGAGGATGAGGTGCTCAACCCGGAGCACCCCGAAGCGGTGCCGTTCGAGCTGGTATCGGCCACCGGCAACCCCGCCAAGCTGAAGGCCATAGACGACGTCACCCTGCAGATCACCTTCGATGCCCCGGCCCCGCTGCTGCCCGGGCTGATGGCCTGCTGGGTGAAGCGGGGCATCGGCCCCCGATGGATGGATCCCAAGCACTACCTCAAGCAGTTCCACCCCAAGTACAACCCCAAGGTGGGCAAGAACTGGGTGGACACCTTCAACGCCAAGGCGGACTTCGCCACCAACCCTGAGTGCCCCACCATGACCGGCTGGCGCCTCAAGGAGTACAAGCGCGGTCAGTACACCATCTGGGAGCGCAACCCCTACTACTGGTGCATCGACCGCTGGGGCAACCAGCTGCCGTACATCGACACCATCCAGCACAACAACGTGCAGGACGCCGAGGTGCTGAAGCTGAAGTTTACCCAGGGGGCCGTGGACTACGTGCACGGTGGCTTCGTCCCGATCAACGTCGACGACATAGCCACCTTCAAGCAGGCGCAGCCGCGCAGCAAGCTGCAGATCGAGCTGTGGGACTCCGGATCGGGGACGGCCTCCGTGTTCTTCTTCAACTACGACTACATCGACCCCGAGGTGCGGCAGCTGATACGCAACCCCAAGTTCCGCCAGGCGCTCTCCTACGCCTACAACCGCAGCAACGTGCAGAAGCTGGTGTACCTGCAGACCGGCGAGATCACGACCGGCACCACCAGCCCCAAGTCCATAGAGTTCGTGTTCAACGATCAGGGGAAGAAGGTGTACGAGCAGTGGCGGGACTCCTACGCCACCTACGACCCCGAGAAAGCTAAGCAGATGCTCGATGAGCTGGGGGTGAAGGACGTCAACGGCGATGGCTGGCGCGAGCTGCCTAACGGCGGCAAGCTCCTCATCACCTTGGACTATCCTGCATCCGAGCCACAGAGCAGCGAGCACGTCCGCAAGAACGAGCTGCTGGCCAAGGACTGGCAGGCCATCGGCCTCAACGCCCGATCCAACCCGCAGCCGCCGACCGGCTACGATGATCGGTGGAACGCTGGCAAGATCCTCTCCAAGACGGCCTGGGAGGTGAGCGATGGGCCCAACTCCCTCGTCAACCCCACCTGGCTCATCCCGCTGGAGACCTCCCGCTGGGCGCCGCTCCACGGGCAGGGCTACATCCTGAAGTCGACCGATCCACAGAAGATACAGCAGCAGAAGAACCGCGACCCGTGGAAGAGGCAGCCACCTCACGTGCTGCCCGAGCCGGGCGATCCCATCGACCGGCTGTACAAGGCTTACGACAAGGCGCGCAGGGAGACCGACCCCATCAAGCAGCACAAGCTGGTGTGGGACATCGTCAAGATCCACGTCGAGGATGGCCCGTTCTTCATGGGCTGCGTGGCCAACTACCCGAGGATCGTGCTCTACAAGGAGGGGCTGATGAACGTCCCCAAGAGGGAGGACCTGGCGCTACACGGCTTCGTGAACACCTGGATCCACCCCACCCCCGCCGTGTACGATCCCGAGGCCTACTACTGGGACAACCCCCAGGAACACATGTAACCTCCTGTGCCCGGTCCCAGCCCCGTAGATGCTCTAGGCTGGGACCTACTCTTCCCGCCAGAACTGCTCGGCCAGCCCATCGATCTCCTCGCCGGTCAGCTCCCCGTCGGCAAAGAGCACCCTGTAGCGCAGCACCAGCCTGCCGGCGGGCGGGAGGCTGAGGGGCTCGTCGAACATGAACGCCGCCGAGGCGCACGCGTAGGGCTCCTGCCGCACGAACCACTGGGTGGGGAACCTGGGGTTGTCGGGGTAGTCGATGAAGGCTATCGTGGCGAGCTCTCCCCTCTCATCCCGGCCGGTGTAGGCCAGCCAGGGGGACCGACGCCCCATCATCTCTGGTCCCCCCGCCCCTGCCGCAGCTATCCGGCCACCGACGAAGGACGCGGGCCCTCGCCAGAACAGCCCCCCGTAGCCCGCCATGGGCCGGCCATCCGTGGTGGGCGACCGGAAGACGAGCTCCCGTCCCGTCACGTTGCGCAGGTCGAACCGCAGGGTCAGCCCCCACAGCCTCTCTCCCGATATGTGGGGTACCAGCGTGCGGGATTCTTCCAGCAGCTGGCTGCCGTCGTGCCCGATCCAGCTGAGGGACTCCACAAGCCGTCGGGGATCCTCGGCGCTCCAGCCCAAGTGCTGCTCCACCCCCTGGTTCGGCAGGGGCACGTAGCCCTGGTCGCGCACGAAGGAGGGCCCTCCCCAGAAGTTGTGCCCCGAGAGGTTGGTGACGGTCATCGAGATCCCGACGTGCCAGGGGTGGTCGGGCGGCCGGTAGTCGGTGAGCAGCGCGCCCCCGAGCGTGGTCACGGGATGGAAGTACGGCCTGGGCGACTCGTACCTGGGGGTGTCCGGTCGGTAGACGTACCTGCACAGGGCCCTGCCCTCGTGCTCCAGCTCCAGGTACCCCTCCGCCTCGTGTAGGTGTATCTGCATCGCTATACCTCCTTGACCTCGAGCGAGCGTAGCGTGTCGATGTCGGGCTCTATACCCACCCCGGGCAGCTCGGGCAGCCACACCCTGCCGTCGTGCTCCACCTGCGCTTTGGTGGGAAAGAGCGCGCTGTCGTCGATGAATTGGCTGCCGTTGAGCGCGGCGGGACCCTGGCAGCCGAAGGCGGCGCCCAGCTGGCAGGCGGCCATCTTGGTGAGCATGGAGTCGGTCAGCCCGCTGATGAGCAGCGGCAGGCCGAAGGCCTGTGCTATGTGCACCTGGGCGATGCTCGGCCACAGGCCACCGCTGCGGGTCACCTTCACCACCAGGTAGTCCACCAGCCCCTCGGAGGCGTACAGCAGGAAGTCCGAGGGGCTCACCGAGGCCTCGTCCACCGCCAGCGGGAGGGGGCACCTCCCCCGGAACACCCGCATGAGGTGTGGCTTGTCGGCGGCAAAGGGCTGCTCCAGCACGTCCACGCCCGCCTCCGCCAGGCCCTCGGCGACCCGCGCGGCCCGCTCCACGGCCAGGCCCTGGTTGGCGTCGGCCCAGACAAAAGCCTCGGGGCCCGCCGCCTCCCTGATGGCCCTGGCGACCTGCACGTCGGTCTCTGGGTGCACACCCACCTTGAAGTTGAAGTGTTCGAAGCCCTTCGCCCTGGCGGCGCTCACTTCCCGGGAAGCCGCCTCGGGTGACGCAGCCGTCACGGTGTAGCTGAGGGCCACCGAGGCCGGTCGGGGGCTGCCCCCCAGCAGCGCGCGCAGCGGCACCCCCAGAGCGCGCGCCAGCAGGTCGTGCACCGCCATGTCGAGGGCCGACCGTGCGATCGGCTGCCCCGTGCTCGGGCCTCGGCCTATTGCCGCGTGCATCCGCGCGTGCAGCCCCGCCAGGTCGCTGGCTGGCGTGCCCACGACCGCCGGGATGAGGTGTCGCCTGAGCGTGGTCACCACCGTCTCCAGCGTCTCGTAGGACCACCCCGGCATGGGGCGGCACTCACCCCAGCCGTACCTGCCCTCCTCGTCCAGCACGCGCACGAACACCAGGCGTGCCCCCGCGCCCGCTTTCCCGGCCGAGCCAGAGGCGAAGACGAAGGTGCGGGTGATCGGCAGCTCCACGGGGTACACCTCCACGCGGCTGATCGTGGGCACCCTCATCCGACCTTCCCAGCCAGGTGGTGGTAGAAGGGGTCGCCCTCGACTATGGCCCCTCGGGCCACAGGCTGCCGGGTCGCCGCGGACTTGTACAGCGCGCTCATGAACTCTATGATCCTCCTGGCCTCCCGCCCGCTGACGAGTGGTCGCTCCCCTCGCTCCATGCTGTCCAGCAGGGCAGCTATCTGGGCCTCATGGGAGGACGGTACATCCTGCTCGGCTGGGTAGTCCAGGGGATTGGGCGCGTCGCGCTCGGGAGCTGGGGTGAAGCTCCAATTGTCGCGGGAGTACCCGTAGAGGGCGCGCACCTCGAGCGTCGCCCCCTGCAGGTCCAGCCGTAGGTAGCTCTCCTGTCTTGGGGAGAGCACGCTGTTGGCGATGCTCCCCAGCGCGCCGCCTTCGAAGCGCACGATCGCCATCGAGACGTCGTCCACCTCTATCTGGCGGTCCAGCGTGTCCGCCACGGCGGTCACCTCCTGCCACTCCCCCATCAGCCACAGCAGCAGGTCCATCAGGTGGATGCCGTGGCCGACGGTGACGCCTCCCAGCTCCGTGGCCCACTTGCCGCGCCAGGGCACGGAGTAGTACCCCTGGTCGCGGTACCAGGTGGTGTTGCACACCGCCACCAGCGGCCTGCCCAGCTCGCAGGAGTTTATCGCCCGGCGCACCTGCTGGGCGGCGGTGCCGAACCGCCACTGGAACACCGTGCTGCAGTACTTACCGGAGCTCTCCTCGGCCGCCGATATGCGGTCGAAGTCCGCCAGCGACCCGCACAGCGGCTTCTCGCAGAGCACCCAGGCGCCGGCTTCCAGGCTGCGGACGACGAGCTCCGTGTGCGTCCAGGGAGGGGTGCAGATGTGCACTAGGTCTGGCGATTCAGCCTGCAGCATCTGCTCGATGCTGGGGTAGCGCCTCCTTATACCGAACTCGTTGCCAAAAGCTTCCAAGCGGGAGGGGTCGGTGTCCACTAGGGCAACCACCTCCACCCTGTCCCGCAGGCGGCCGAGCGCTCGCATGTGGGAGTGGGCTATGCCGCCGGTACCAACGATAGCTGCGCGCACTGTCAACGTGATCACCTCTCAGCAGAAATAGGCCACGTCAATTATATATGATATATGGAGTTGCGGGTAGCCCCTTCGCTCCCGATCTGGTGCCCACAGCAGCGACACCCTGTGGGCGGGGCCAGCGTCGAGCCTTGTGAGCACGCCTGCAGGATTTGTCGAGCATGCCTTGGCACCGTGGCTAGGCGCGCAGCACCGTCGGGCGATGGCTGGTCCCGTGGGGGTTGCGCTCATCCCTGCGGGGCTAGCCCTCGCAGCTGCCCCGGGGCGGGAACGGGGACTTCAGGGCCTCGCCCTCCCTCAGGAGGTCACGGAGCGGCTGGTCGTTTGGCCAGGCGAACTCCACGCCTGCGTGCTGGCCACTGCGCGCGTCGAGCACGAAGCCCACGTACCTGTACCTGAGCTGGCGCTGTAGCTCCCCGCTGAGCATGATCCCCAGCATGTTGCTGGCTCCGAAGTTGCCCTTGACCACCACCAACGCCCAGCGTCCATCCTGGCTCCTCAGGTCACGGTCATGGCAGAGTCCCAGCCTGGCGATGTACTCCTCCGTTAGCTCCCGCACGAGCACCACCTGCATCCTGCCCCCCACGCGGTATTCCCTCGCGTAGCTCAGGGCCCGGCTCGCCAGCTGCTCCCTTAGCCTGCCGGTGATCTCCTTGGTCCCGTAGTCCACCGTAGGGTTGGCCGCCACCCTCATGTTGAGGGCGACCGTCGCGATCACCGCAAACAGCAGGACGAGCACCAACCTTCCCAGGAGGCGCCTCCTTAGACCTATCATCTTGCACCCCTCCGAGAGCATCTGTCAACATAATGTTACACCCCATGCGCTCGATGTCAACACCTGTCGACAGGGAGCCCTGGGCCTGGGTGAGGCGGGGAGCGATCCTTGGCACGAGCTGTGCGCCAAGAGCTGGTAGCCCGCAAGAGGTGGGCAAGCGCCAGGAGGGAGAACGATGAAGCTGCCGGGGATGGGGCTGATCAGGAGGGCGGAGAGGACGGGCAACGAGGTCGAGGTGCCGATGACGGAGCGCCTGGGTCTGGTGGACTTCGTCAAGCAGGTGCTGAAGGAGGCGCAGGAGGACCATCTGTCGGTGTTCGCCGGCCACCTGACGTACAGCGGGCTGTTCGCGGTCTTCCCGTTCATGGTCTTCCTGCTGTCGCTGCTGGGCATCTTCAGGGCGGAGGAGCTGGTGAACGAGCTGCTCAGCCGCGCCTCGACGGCGATGCCCCGGGAGGCCGTGGACCTGATCGGCGGGCCCATCAGGCAGATAGCGCAGAGCAAGGCCACGGGAGCGTTCGGGCTCAGCGCGCTGGTGTCCATCCTGCTGGCCCTGTGGGGAGTCTCGGGAGCGTTCCGCTCGGTGATGGAGGCGATGAACGTGATGTACGAGGTCAAGGAGGGCAGGCCGTTCTGGAAGAGGTACCTGATCTCGATCCTGCTCTCGCTCGGGGCGGCGGTGCTGATCATCGCCGCGCTCGTGCTGGTGGTGTTCGGCGCCGACATAGCCACCGCCATAGCCAGGGCCTCCGCCGGCCTGGGACCGGTGTTCAGGTGGACCTGGATAATCCTGCAGTGGCCCGTGCTGGTGGGCTTCGTCCTGCTGGCCTTCGCGCTGATCTACTACTTCGCGCCCGACGTCGAGCAGCAGTTCCGCTTCATCACGCCGGGCTCGCTGGTCGCGGTCGCGCTCTGGCTGGTGTTCTCGCTGCTCTTCTCGCTCTACGTCAACAACTTCGGCTCCTACAATAAGACGTACGGCGCGTTGGCGGGGGTGATCATCCTCATGCTCTACATGTACTACTCGGCGTACATCCTGCTGCTGGGGACGGAGATCAACCAGGTCATCGAGGAGCATGCCCCCGGAGGCAAGCAGGAGGGCGAGAAGGCGCCGGGGGAGGCCGGGCACCCTGCTGCGGGGCCGCGCCCCGGCGAGCGGGAGGGGATGGTCGCGATGGGCGCCCGTCGTGGCCCCATCCTCTCCGGTGTGGCCGCCTACCTGGCGCTGCTGGTGATCGGCCTGGTGGTCACCAGGCTGCGACGCTAGCGGGGATGCGCCCGCGGCCCACCTGCAGGCCATCACCTGGCTGTGTTTCTGCCTTTATCTTTAATAGAAGCTGTCTAAAGTAATCACTAAGCCCGTAAATGAACTAGGTATTTCTGCCTTTATCTTTTAATAGAAGCCCCACGCCTGTGGTGTGGCCGGCGCCGTGCCTCTGGGGCGCGCCTCTTGCTATCATGGAGGTCGTGATAGGTGATCTGACCAAGAGAGAGGGGATAAGCAGGGGGCTCTTGCTGCTGCTGGCGGTGGCCTGCGGCGTCACGGTGGGCAACCTGTACTACAGCCAGCCATTGCTGCCGCAGATGGCCGGCGACCTCGGCGTATCGGACGCCCGCATGGGATCTGTGGTATCGCTCTCACAGCTGGGGTACGCTCTTGGCCTGCTGCTGCTCGTGCCCTTGGGGGACAGGATGGACCGTCGCCGGCTGATATTCCTCACGGCCGCGGCTTCCGTGCCGGTGCTGTTGCTGTTTGCTATCGCGCCCTCGGCTTCGCTGCTGCTGCCGCTCTCGCTGCTGCTGGGCTTCGTGACGGTCACGCCGCAGATCATCGTGCCCTACGCCGCGGGGCTAGCGGATGCCGAGGGCAGGGGCCGGGTCATCGGCACGGTGATGAGCGGCCTGTTCGTGGGGATAGTCGTGGCGCGCGTGGTGAGCGGCTTCTTGGGACAGCTGTTGGGGTGGCGCCTGGTGTACGTGCTCGCGGCGGTCGCCACGACGCTCTTGCTGCCCCTGTTGAGGGGCCTGCCGCGCAGCGTCTCCGGAGTGGGTTATTCCTATGGACGTCTACTGCGCTCCCTGTGGCATCTGCTGAGGGAGGAGTCTGTCCTGCGCCAGTCATGCTTTCTCGGGGCTACGACCTTTGCCTGCTACAGCATCCTGTGGGCGACGCTCGCCTTCTACTTGGAGGGGCCCTCCCACGGCTACGGCAGCGCCGTCACGGGCCTCTTCGGACTGACGGGGCTGGCGGGGGCGCTCACCTCGATGGTCGTGGGCAGGCTGGCCGATGCGCGAGGCCCCCTGCGGACTATCGCCGCCGGGCTGCTCCTGCTGCTCCTGGCCTACCTCTGCCTGCTGGGAGGTGCGCTGCTCCCGCTGCTGGCCCTGGGGGCCTGCCTGCTGGACGCCGGCACGCAGTCGGTGCACATCTCCAACCAGACGCGGGTGCTAGGGCTCTCTGCCGAGGCTCGCAACAGGCTGAACACGGCCTACATGGTGACGTACTTTGCCGGGGGCGCGCTGGGCTCCTACCTGGGTGTGGCCGCGTGGAATGCCGCCGGCTGGTACGGCGTGTGCCTGGCCGGCCTGGGTGTAGTGCTCCTGGGAGGGCTAGGCTACGCGACGTTCGTCCTCCGCGGGAGCCCATATAGGTAGATGCCCTCTAGATATTTGTAATTATTACGGAATCCGCTAGCTTATAAAGCCATATCGGATCGCAGAGCATAACTATTAGGAAATTATTGTACCTAAATTTTTTATCTAACTATCTACTGACTAAATAATCATCTAGTTATACAATCGTATCACAATATAATATACAGATATAACTTTTGCAGGGGTGACGATATGATCAAAAAATCCTAAGCACC from Thermobaculum terrenum ATCC BAA-798 includes:
- a CDS encoding hydroxypyruvate isomerase family protein, translated to MRFSANISTLWRESPFMERLQRARAAGFEAVEFWWPRGEDLQQLAARVRELGLWVVLFNFDAGDMPAGDRGLLSDPARHQGFREHVPVALELARALGCRRLNALVGLRIESLPLEEQLELARQNVAWAADQAAPHGIEVLIEPVNTHENGPYLLPTVEEAVAFIRAVGRGNVRLQYDLYHAQVMLGERPREAELLELFDAHRELISHVQIADWPGRGQPGSGSLDFQQILSALEERGYAGYVGLEYIPRGVGTDESLRWLPREARAGDARPSQILLAEGR
- a CDS encoding Gfo/Idh/MocA family protein, whose translation is MGEKVGVGIIGTGGISGVHIRGLTTQCSDIARIVAVADISEERGRRAAQQAGGADYYQDYHDLLARDDIQFVEILTQPALHREIAVAAAQAGKHICIIKPFTVMLRDADEIIQAARQAGVKLFAGQPTRYDPASRTIHEVVRRGDIGEPTRMYTRSFLYLGWLEKPQGWYYDLRQSGGVTVETLVHHMDLMHWILGPASRAYAEAGSFYTQDKPTPLPDDQIAVLYRFQSGAIGVLEGAGSRALGAPSWATEVTGTEGAVWLEEGGRVTVSRTRLSSGSLETIIPGESDTTGGAGPMLRDYLQCVLEDREPPVTGEDGRYAVEMAWGAIASYRSGQPVSLPFDPAHYPDFD
- a CDS encoding phosphotransferase family protein, with the protein product MSGQAGAGEGMAQLREVLRRLGAGELRRASLVRGGRHTQVLRLECEGGTYGLRVFPPRQEELARREYLVMRHLQGTRIPAPEPHALLTLEGRAAILMSWCPGRPMATELMRRPWRACHLGASMGRLQAELHALDVPPELRSALPSWLEAIPLDPELRCLLERVSLGRESLLHLDVHPFNVMTDGGRVTGLLDWANARLGDPRADWARTLSILRLDVGSRPWIVVALVRLFELGWRWGYRSRRGRLAHMPAFLAWAGELLLRDRGPRPDRQDSLSPAEVARVRRWISTWRRRVGL
- a CDS encoding ABC transporter substrate-binding protein — its product is MLAELVKAGKLPPVEQRLPKHPYVVPHKWVQQGKYGGKLMMACTDQGDWATGHLIQESMYGHSPLRWLRDGLQIGPGLVEAWEANEDQTVWTFHLREGLRWSDGEPYTTADILFWWEDEVLNPEHPEAVPFELVSATGNPAKLKAIDDVTLQITFDAPAPLLPGLMACWVKRGIGPRWMDPKHYLKQFHPKYNPKVGKNWVDTFNAKADFATNPECPTMTGWRLKEYKRGQYTIWERNPYYWCIDRWGNQLPYIDTIQHNNVQDAEVLKLKFTQGAVDYVHGGFVPINVDDIATFKQAQPRSKLQIELWDSGSGTASVFFFNYDYIDPEVRQLIRNPKFRQALSYAYNRSNVQKLVYLQTGEITTGTTSPKSIEFVFNDQGKKVYEQWRDSYATYDPEKAKQMLDELGVKDVNGDGWRELPNGGKLLITLDYPASEPQSSEHVRKNELLAKDWQAIGLNARSNPQPPTGYDDRWNAGKILSKTAWEVSDGPNSLVNPTWLIPLETSRWAPLHGQGYILKSTDPQKIQQQKNRDPWKRQPPHVLPEPGDPIDRLYKAYDKARRETDPIKQHKLVWDIVKIHVEDGPFFMGCVANYPRIVLYKEGLMNVPKREDLALHGFVNTWIHPTPAVYDPEAYYWDNPQEHM
- a CDS encoding PmoA family protein yields the protein MQIHLHEAEGYLELEHEGRALCRYVYRPDTPRYESPRPYFHPVTTLGGALLTDYRPPDHPWHVGISMTVTNLSGHNFWGGPSFVRDQGYVPLPNQGVEQHLGWSAEDPRRLVESLSWIGHDGSQLLEESRTLVPHISGERLWGLTLRFDLRNVTGRELVFRSPTTDGRPMAGYGGLFWRGPASFVGGRIAAAGAGGPEMMGRRSPWLAYTGRDERGELATIAFIDYPDNPRFPTQWFVRQEPYACASAAFMFDEPLSLPPAGRLVLRYRVLFADGELTGEEIDGLAEQFWREE
- a CDS encoding mandelate racemase/muconate lactonizing enzyme family protein, which gives rise to MELPITRTFVFASGSAGKAGAGARLVFVRVLDEEGRYGWGECRPMPGWSYETLETVVTTLRRHLIPAVVGTPASDLAGLHARMHAAIGRGPSTGQPIARSALDMAVHDLLARALGVPLRALLGGSPRPASVALSYTVTAASPEAASREVSAARAKGFEHFNFKVGVHPETDVQVARAIREAAGPEAFVWADANQGLAVERAARVAEGLAEAGVDVLEQPFAADKPHLMRVFRGRCPLPLAVDEASVSPSDFLLYASEGLVDYLVVKVTRSGGLWPSIAQVHIAQAFGLPLLISGLTDSMLTKMAACQLGAAFGCQGPAALNGSQFIDDSALFPTKAQVEHDGRVWLPELPGVGIEPDIDTLRSLEVKEV
- a CDS encoding Gfo/Idh/MocA family protein; amino-acid sequence: MRAAIVGTGGIAHSHMRALGRLRDRVEVVALVDTDPSRLEAFGNEFGIRRRYPSIEQMLQAESPDLVHICTPPWTHTELVVRSLEAGAWVLCEKPLCGSLADFDRISAAEESSGKYCSTVFQWRFGTAAQQVRRAINSCELGRPLVAVCNTTWYRDQGYYSVPWRGKWATELGGVTVGHGIHLMDLLLWLMGEWQEVTAVADTLDRQIEVDDVSMAIVRFEGGALGSIANSVLSPRQESYLRLDLQGATLEVRALYGYSRDNWSFTPAPERDAPNPLDYPAEQDVPSSHEAQIAALLDSMERGERPLVSGREARRIIEFMSALYKSAATRQPVARGAIVEGDPFYHHLAGKVG
- a CDS encoding YihY/virulence factor BrkB family protein translates to MKLPGMGLIRRAERTGNEVEVPMTERLGLVDFVKQVLKEAQEDHLSVFAGHLTYSGLFAVFPFMVFLLSLLGIFRAEELVNELLSRASTAMPREAVDLIGGPIRQIAQSKATGAFGLSALVSILLALWGVSGAFRSVMEAMNVMYEVKEGRPFWKRYLISILLSLGAAVLIIAALVLVVFGADIATAIARASAGLGPVFRWTWIILQWPVLVGFVLLAFALIYYFAPDVEQQFRFITPGSLVAVALWLVFSLLFSLYVNNFGSYNKTYGALAGVIILMLYMYYSAYILLLGTEINQVIEEHAPGGKQEGEKAPGEAGHPAAGPRPGEREGMVAMGARRGPILSGVAAYLALLVIGLVVTRLRR
- a CDS encoding MFS transporter; amino-acid sequence: MIGDLTKREGISRGLLLLLAVACGVTVGNLYYSQPLLPQMAGDLGVSDARMGSVVSLSQLGYALGLLLLVPLGDRMDRRRLIFLTAAASVPVLLLFAIAPSASLLLPLSLLLGFVTVTPQIIVPYAAGLADAEGRGRVIGTVMSGLFVGIVVARVVSGFLGQLLGWRLVYVLAAVATTLLLPLLRGLPRSVSGVGYSYGRLLRSLWHLLREESVLRQSCFLGATTFACYSILWATLAFYLEGPSHGYGSAVTGLFGLTGLAGALTSMVVGRLADARGPLRTIAAGLLLLLLAYLCLLGGALLPLLALGACLLDAGTQSVHISNQTRVLGLSAEARNRLNTAYMVTYFAGGALGSYLGVAAWNAAGWYGVCLAGLGVVLLGGLGYATFVLRGSPYR